One window from the genome of Leucobacter aridicollis encodes:
- a CDS encoding amino acid ABC transporter ATP-binding protein translates to MSDSVVTVRGLIKKYHDVAVLQGVDLTLHRGEVLSIIGPSGSGKSTLLRCLNQLEEIDGGEIRHGGEVLGIETVRGKLMRVRERDVVRQRRSFGMVFQHFNLFPHMTALQNVMEGPTQVRRLPQAEARALAQHELSRVGLAGHANHYPAELSGGQQQRVAIARALAMRPEIMLFDEPTSALDPELVDEVLDVIRSLAAEGMTMVIVTHEMSLAQEISDGVVVMDRGQVVESGPPEQIFRAPKSERTRRFVAKLIAAQQKTEKENL, encoded by the coding sequence ATGAGCGACTCAGTTGTGACAGTCCGCGGACTCATCAAGAAGTACCACGACGTCGCCGTGCTGCAGGGCGTTGATCTCACCCTGCATCGGGGCGAGGTGCTGAGCATCATCGGCCCATCGGGGTCAGGGAAATCCACGTTGCTTCGCTGCCTGAACCAGCTGGAAGAAATCGATGGCGGCGAGATCCGTCATGGCGGCGAGGTGCTGGGAATCGAGACTGTACGGGGCAAACTCATGCGTGTGCGTGAGAGAGACGTCGTCAGGCAGCGACGCTCGTTCGGGATGGTGTTTCAACACTTCAACCTCTTCCCCCACATGACTGCCCTCCAAAACGTGATGGAGGGCCCGACCCAGGTTCGCCGCCTGCCCCAGGCGGAGGCACGCGCGCTCGCCCAACATGAACTGAGTCGAGTCGGCCTTGCCGGGCACGCGAATCATTATCCTGCCGAGCTATCTGGCGGCCAGCAGCAGCGCGTGGCGATCGCCAGGGCGCTCGCTATGCGACCCGAGATCATGCTGTTCGATGAACCGACGAGTGCGCTGGACCCCGAACTTGTCGATGAAGTACTCGATGTGATTCGCAGCCTCGCTGCCGAGGGGATGACCATGGTCATCGTCACTCACGAGATGAGTCTCGCTCAAGAGATCTCCGACGGGGTGGTGGTGATGGACCGCGGCCAGGTCGTCGAATCCGGTCCACCAGAGCAGATCTTTCGGGCCCCAAAGTCAGAACGAACGCGCCGGTTCGTTGCCAAGCTCATCGCAGCTCAACAGAAAACAGAGAAGGAGAATCTATGA
- a CDS encoding aldo/keto reductase, which translates to MNTARLGTTDVEVSRLSLGSWYTYSRLSFEAGVELVRTALDNGLTFFDVAYYRNSPHTELIFSRLIREAGAKRDDYQIAEKLWYFSYPEETLSDQANRMLRRIDEEFVDTLIIEHPRPGMSVEKLVDEITEIVADGRARSWGALNWIPEDLMRAHEHATANGVQGPALAQLKYSIVRRNVVEEQYRQVVEQTGMSIHASDTMEGGILAGVLNPERHIGIDVGDIREQIKNTVPQILEAAKRLEITPAQFSLAWCLTNPQVASLLFGATRPERLLENIEAVRIATEHGAEIRAAAEGLGIDAHALDAPYTHDRPLIGDYVA; encoded by the coding sequence ATGAACACCGCACGACTCGGAACCACTGATGTCGAGGTATCACGGCTATCGCTTGGGTCTTGGTATACGTACTCTCGTCTGAGCTTCGAGGCCGGGGTCGAGCTGGTTCGCACAGCGCTTGACAATGGACTCACATTCTTCGACGTGGCCTACTACCGGAACTCGCCGCATACCGAACTCATTTTTAGCCGGCTGATTCGAGAGGCCGGCGCGAAGCGCGATGACTACCAGATCGCTGAGAAACTCTGGTACTTCTCCTACCCCGAGGAGACGCTCAGTGACCAAGCCAATCGCATGTTGCGTCGTATCGACGAGGAGTTTGTCGACACGTTGATCATCGAACACCCTCGCCCGGGTATGAGCGTCGAGAAGCTTGTCGATGAAATCACCGAGATCGTCGCTGATGGGCGAGCACGCAGTTGGGGTGCGCTGAACTGGATCCCTGAAGACCTGATGCGCGCTCACGAGCATGCAACCGCGAACGGGGTGCAGGGGCCCGCCCTCGCACAGCTCAAGTACTCCATCGTTCGGCGGAACGTCGTCGAAGAGCAATACCGCCAGGTTGTCGAGCAGACCGGAATGAGCATCCACGCATCCGACACCATGGAGGGTGGAATTCTCGCTGGGGTGCTTAACCCAGAACGTCATATCGGGATCGACGTCGGGGATATCCGCGAACAGATCAAGAACACTGTGCCCCAGATTCTCGAGGCCGCGAAGCGCCTCGAGATTACGCCAGCTCAGTTCTCACTCGCATGGTGCTTGACGAATCCGCAGGTTGCTTCACTGCTGTTCGGCGCGACGCGTCCCGAGCGTCTGCTCGAGAACATCGAAGCTGTTCGGATTGCGACGGAACACGGCGCCGAGATCCGCGCCGCAGCTGAGGGGCTCGGTATCGATGCGCACGCCCTCGATGCGCCGTACACCCACGACCGCCCCCTTATCGGCGACTACGTCGCGTAG
- a CDS encoding crotonase/enoyl-CoA hydratase family protein has protein sequence MPQQPTVLYEARDRKAYLTLNRPETLNALTLEMASELAAAVARANADDEVRVIVVRGAGRSFSSGYDLHRYAEQGVDNQGDVWDPIKDYSSMRAATEQYFSLWRSLKPTIAKVQGHAVAGGSDVALSCDLVVMAEDAKIGYMPARVWGCPTTAMWVYRLGAERAKRMLLTGDTISGTQAAEWGLVLEAVPQTLLDARVEELADRMATVPSNQLAMQKLMVNQAYDNMGLQTTQNLATLFDGITRHSPEGRWFMEFAQQQGFHAATKWRDAGGLIPNGGGSIPTEAEVAAL, from the coding sequence ATGCCTCAACAACCCACCGTTCTGTATGAAGCGCGTGACCGGAAGGCGTACCTCACGCTGAACCGGCCGGAAACGCTGAACGCGCTCACACTCGAGATGGCCAGTGAACTCGCGGCGGCAGTCGCCCGAGCAAACGCCGACGACGAGGTGCGGGTGATCGTGGTGCGTGGCGCGGGCCGGTCGTTTAGCTCGGGCTACGACCTGCACCGATATGCCGAACAAGGCGTCGATAACCAGGGCGATGTGTGGGATCCAATCAAGGACTACTCGTCGATGCGCGCCGCGACGGAGCAGTACTTCAGTCTGTGGCGGTCGCTCAAGCCGACAATCGCAAAAGTGCAAGGCCACGCGGTGGCGGGAGGCAGTGATGTCGCACTGAGCTGCGACCTCGTCGTCATGGCCGAAGACGCCAAGATCGGCTACATGCCAGCCCGGGTGTGGGGGTGCCCGACAACGGCAATGTGGGTGTATCGACTCGGGGCAGAGCGGGCGAAACGAATGCTCCTCACGGGCGACACGATCAGCGGAACCCAGGCCGCCGAGTGGGGGCTCGTGCTTGAGGCGGTCCCCCAGACGCTCCTCGACGCGCGAGTCGAGGAGCTCGCCGACCGCATGGCGACAGTACCGAGTAACCAACTCGCGATGCAAAAGCTCATGGTGAATCAGGCCTACGACAACATGGGGCTCCAGACCACCCAGAACCTCGCGACACTTTTCGACGGCATCACCAGGCATTCTCCGGAGGGCCGGTGGTTCATGGAGTTCGCGCAGCAGCAGGGGTTCCACGCGGCAACCAAGTGGCGGGACGCGGGCGGACTTATCCCGAACGGCGGCGGCTCCATTCCGACCGAAGCCGAAGTCGCTGCGCTCTAG
- a CDS encoding acyl-CoA dehydrogenase family protein: MENYSLNEEELQLAQMVREFADEVVAPISYEADRTHTLPLDIVAQMGDMGLFGLPFPEEVGGQGGDYFALCLAIEALARVDQSIAITLEAGVSLGAMPIFRFGTDAQKAELLPDLLAGRALAGFGLTEPEAGSDAGATRTTARLENGEWVINGSKQFITNSGTDITKFVTVTAVTGENNGRKELSTIIVPSGTPGFTVEPAYDKVGWNASDTHALTFNDVRVPEANLLGERGRGFANFLHTLDEGRIAVAALATGAAEGCLEQAIDYAGKRHVFGEPLKTRQHIQFMIARMQLRVHNAKLSWHHAARLCAEGKPFKTEAAIAKLTASDAAMDNARDATQIFGGNGFMNEFPVARHYRDSKILEIGEGTNEVQLLVIARSLGLA, encoded by the coding sequence ATGGAGAACTACAGTCTCAACGAGGAGGAGCTGCAGCTCGCCCAGATGGTGCGCGAGTTCGCAGACGAGGTCGTCGCACCCATCTCGTACGAGGCGGATCGCACCCACACCCTCCCGCTCGACATCGTCGCGCAGATGGGTGACATGGGCCTGTTCGGGCTCCCGTTCCCCGAGGAAGTTGGCGGTCAGGGCGGCGACTACTTCGCGCTCTGCCTCGCGATTGAGGCGCTCGCCCGCGTCGACCAGTCCATCGCGATCACGCTCGAGGCAGGGGTGAGCCTCGGCGCGATGCCAATCTTCAGGTTTGGCACTGACGCGCAGAAAGCGGAGCTGCTTCCCGACCTGCTCGCGGGCCGCGCACTCGCTGGCTTCGGCCTCACTGAGCCGGAGGCCGGATCGGACGCCGGCGCCACACGCACAACCGCTCGACTCGAGAACGGTGAGTGGGTCATCAACGGCTCGAAGCAGTTCATCACGAACTCCGGCACTGACATCACCAAGTTCGTGACGGTAACTGCCGTCACGGGGGAGAACAACGGCCGCAAGGAACTCTCGACGATCATCGTGCCGAGCGGCACACCTGGCTTCACTGTCGAGCCCGCCTACGACAAGGTCGGCTGGAACGCGTCTGACACCCACGCGCTCACGTTCAATGATGTGCGCGTGCCCGAGGCGAACCTCCTCGGTGAGCGGGGCCGTGGCTTCGCAAACTTCCTGCACACGCTCGACGAGGGGCGGATCGCCGTCGCTGCGCTCGCGACCGGCGCGGCCGAAGGGTGCCTCGAGCAGGCGATCGACTATGCGGGGAAGCGTCACGTGTTCGGCGAACCGTTGAAGACCCGTCAGCACATCCAGTTCATGATCGCGCGAATGCAACTGCGTGTGCACAACGCGAAGCTCTCCTGGCATCACGCCGCGCGACTGTGCGCCGAGGGCAAGCCGTTCAAGACCGAGGCAGCTATCGCGAAGCTCACCGCTTCCGACGCCGCGATGGACAACGCGCGCGACGCGACTCAGATCTTCGGCGGCAACGGCTTCATGAACGAGTTCCCGGTGGCGCGCCACTACCGCGACTCGAAGATTCTTGAGATCGGCGAGGGCACCAACGAGGTGCAGTTGCTCGTCATCGCTCGTTCGCTCGGCCTCGCGTAA
- a CDS encoding CoA transferase, with translation MSGPLAGMRVVEISAFVAAPLAGMTLAQLGAEVIRIDPIGGNIDYHRWPVTPEGDSIYWRSLNRGKRSVELDLRSAEGQQSATDIIASAGAVLTNLPAHGWLDYDRLRQRREDLIMLRLLGNSDGSPAVDYTVNAASGFASVTGTDDAPVNNVVPTWDVTAGLYIATGMLSAELSRRETGRGQEITLALSDVMLATVGNLGYIAEVSLTGASRGSIGNAVYGAYGQSFRTGDGRSLMVVAISNSQWRRLGEATGLSDKLAMIGPMLDVDLSTEGGRYEAREAIDAVLRPWFASRTADEAAVTLQEADVLQGKFQNFAELVAKDPRCSVANPLFTEIDQPGLGAIIAPRSPLTFGGTPAPSASPAPELGVDTDDVIGSVGESQSRE, from the coding sequence GTGAGCGGCCCACTCGCAGGGATGCGGGTCGTCGAAATTTCAGCGTTCGTCGCAGCACCACTCGCTGGAATGACACTCGCGCAGCTCGGCGCCGAGGTGATCAGGATCGACCCGATCGGCGGCAACATCGACTACCACCGGTGGCCCGTGACGCCAGAAGGCGACAGCATTTACTGGCGCAGCCTGAACCGCGGCAAACGATCGGTAGAACTCGATCTGCGATCAGCCGAGGGCCAACAGTCAGCAACCGACATCATCGCCTCGGCAGGGGCAGTACTCACGAATCTGCCCGCACACGGATGGCTTGACTACGACCGTCTGCGGCAACGGCGTGAAGATCTCATCATGTTGCGGCTACTGGGCAACAGCGATGGCTCCCCCGCGGTCGACTACACCGTCAACGCGGCGAGCGGTTTTGCATCAGTCACGGGCACAGACGACGCCCCAGTGAACAACGTCGTGCCGACGTGGGACGTCACAGCGGGGCTCTACATCGCAACAGGAATGCTGAGCGCAGAGCTCAGCCGGCGCGAGACCGGGCGCGGCCAGGAGATCACGCTTGCGCTCTCAGACGTCATGCTCGCCACCGTTGGAAACCTCGGCTATATCGCCGAGGTCAGTCTCACTGGGGCTTCGCGCGGATCCATTGGGAATGCGGTGTACGGCGCGTACGGTCAGAGCTTCCGCACGGGCGACGGTCGGTCACTGATGGTCGTCGCGATCTCGAACAGCCAGTGGCGCAGGCTCGGCGAAGCGACTGGGCTCAGCGACAAGCTCGCCATGATCGGGCCAATGCTCGACGTCGATCTCTCAACCGAGGGCGGACGGTATGAGGCTCGCGAAGCCATCGACGCCGTGTTGAGGCCCTGGTTCGCCTCGCGCACTGCTGATGAAGCGGCTGTGACCCTGCAGGAGGCTGACGTACTACAGGGCAAGTTTCAAAACTTTGCCGAGCTCGTAGCCAAGGATCCTCGCTGCAGCGTGGCAAACCCGCTGTTCACTGAGATCGACCAGCCAGGCCTTGGGGCGATCATTGCACCGCGGTCGCCGCTGACGTTTGGCGGGACACCGGCACCGAGTGCCAGCCCGGCGCCCGAGCTTGGCGTTGACACTGACGACGTGATCGGGTCTGTTGGTGAATCCCAGTCCCGTGAGTGA
- a CDS encoding helix-turn-helix transcriptional regulator, with protein sequence MMRSAVAGALAGAREATGLDVLFGGYAAPDSDRFTITHTVGALTPALTGLVIRAGKGLGGLAFAQKAPTAAQDYLHDSSISRHYDPAVEAESLRSVVAFPIVVDGDARGIVYGARRETGSFAAQEVRSVRAAAEAVAFRVAVDEAVQKQVESVETAEYLRAVRSAPADREWEQVRVAFAELRELARTVEDADTQIGIQAILDKLTPETAPEGPALSVREIDVLALVALGLSNREIGERLHLELETVKSYLRSAMRKLGAHNRVESVALARGLGHLP encoded by the coding sequence ATGATGCGCTCGGCTGTCGCGGGGGCGCTCGCGGGTGCGCGCGAGGCGACCGGCCTTGACGTGCTGTTCGGCGGCTACGCCGCACCCGACTCGGATCGGTTCACCATCACCCACACCGTCGGTGCTCTCACGCCAGCGCTCACCGGGCTCGTGATTCGCGCGGGCAAGGGGCTCGGCGGGCTCGCGTTCGCACAAAAAGCCCCGACTGCTGCCCAGGATTATCTGCATGACTCGTCGATCTCCAGGCACTACGACCCGGCTGTCGAAGCGGAGTCGCTGCGGTCGGTCGTCGCGTTCCCGATCGTCGTCGACGGCGACGCCCGCGGCATCGTGTACGGCGCGAGGCGCGAGACTGGCTCGTTCGCGGCGCAGGAGGTGCGGAGCGTCCGTGCCGCCGCCGAGGCTGTCGCCTTTCGTGTTGCCGTAGACGAGGCAGTGCAGAAGCAGGTCGAGTCCGTGGAGACCGCCGAGTACCTGCGCGCGGTTCGCTCCGCGCCCGCCGACCGCGAGTGGGAGCAGGTGCGTGTCGCGTTCGCCGAGCTCCGTGAGCTCGCGCGCACGGTTGAGGACGCCGACACCCAGATCGGGATCCAGGCGATCCTCGACAAGCTCACCCCGGAGACCGCTCCCGAGGGGCCTGCACTGTCGGTCCGAGAGATCGACGTGCTTGCGCTTGTCGCGCTCGGGCTGAGTAACCGCGAGATCGGGGAGCGGCTGCACCTCGAACTCGAAACCGTGAAGAGCTATCTGCGCAGCGCGATGCGCAAGCTCGGGGCCCACAATCGAGTCGAATCGGTCGCGCTCGCGCGTGGCCTCGGCCATTTGCCGTAA
- a CDS encoding class I adenylate-forming enzyme family protein, producing MHLTESYFPADTSRPVLEHTLGDILRAAAADSRDHTALIGVSVDAPPREWTYGELLTDAEHGASWLLQRFEPGSHIAVWAANDPEWLLLQCATALAGMTLVTANPALRGQELAHILAASHSDAVAFPEEVRGTRMAPILYEALDRVRLRARNEPLRVPSLIPLAGWLDAIRETPIATEFPVVRPGDAIQLQFTSGTTGLPKPAQLSHRAMITNADFVNARGEMSDAGVGVSPLPLFHTAGSGLAGFGTFLTRSTLVLLRTFDPDLVLDVVERYGATDLRMVPAMFRATLERTAMRSADLSSLQTVSSGGDSVPWELSREIEEVFGAPLTTVYGQTELSPILAQTSPASDEGARWGTAGTPLPQAEVKIVDPQTGDIAKVGESGEICARGYQVVAGYYGMPEATAELIDAAGWLHTGDLGFMSDTGALTITGRVKDLIIRGGENIYPREVEAAIQTHPDVALAAVVGVPDRRWGETVAATISFHDDTAPLTANDLKDYLRPRLSPQKIPASWFQGTDLPANAMGKLQKHRLRDALQQGAYKKLLD from the coding sequence GTGCACCTCACAGAATCCTACTTTCCCGCAGACACGAGCCGGCCCGTGCTCGAGCACACGCTCGGAGACATCTTGCGGGCCGCGGCCGCCGACTCGCGGGACCACACGGCGCTCATCGGAGTCTCAGTCGACGCCCCGCCGCGGGAGTGGACGTACGGCGAGCTGCTCACCGACGCGGAGCACGGCGCCTCGTGGCTCCTGCAACGCTTCGAGCCTGGCAGTCACATCGCTGTCTGGGCCGCGAACGACCCCGAGTGGCTGCTGCTGCAGTGCGCGACTGCGCTCGCTGGGATGACACTCGTCACCGCGAACCCGGCGCTTCGCGGGCAGGAGCTCGCACATATTCTCGCCGCTTCGCACTCCGATGCTGTCGCGTTCCCAGAAGAAGTTCGAGGCACCCGCATGGCACCGATCCTCTACGAGGCACTGGACAGGGTGCGGCTGCGAGCGCGGAACGAACCTTTGCGGGTCCCGTCACTCATCCCGCTTGCGGGATGGCTCGACGCCATCAGGGAGACGCCGATCGCCACTGAGTTCCCGGTGGTTCGCCCTGGTGACGCGATCCAGCTGCAGTTCACGTCAGGCACGACCGGGCTGCCGAAGCCGGCACAGCTCTCGCACCGCGCGATGATCACGAACGCCGACTTCGTGAATGCCCGCGGCGAGATGTCTGATGCAGGAGTCGGCGTCTCTCCGCTGCCACTCTTTCACACCGCAGGTTCTGGGCTAGCGGGGTTCGGCACGTTTCTCACCCGAAGCACCCTTGTGCTGCTGCGAACCTTTGATCCGGACCTCGTGCTCGACGTCGTGGAACGATACGGGGCGACGGATCTCCGCATGGTGCCCGCAATGTTTCGCGCAACGCTCGAGCGCACAGCGATGCGCAGCGCCGACCTCAGCTCGCTGCAGACGGTCTCCTCTGGGGGCGACTCCGTTCCTTGGGAGCTCTCGCGCGAGATCGAAGAGGTCTTCGGGGCACCGCTGACAACCGTCTACGGACAGACTGAGCTCAGCCCGATCCTCGCGCAAACGTCGCCGGCATCCGACGAGGGTGCTCGGTGGGGCACGGCGGGTACTCCCCTCCCGCAGGCGGAGGTCAAGATTGTCGATCCGCAGACCGGCGACATCGCCAAGGTCGGTGAGAGCGGGGAGATCTGCGCCCGCGGCTACCAGGTGGTTGCGGGCTACTACGGCATGCCCGAGGCGACGGCCGAACTCATCGACGCAGCGGGATGGCTCCACACAGGTGATCTCGGGTTCATGAGCGATACTGGCGCGCTCACGATCACGGGGCGAGTGAAAGACCTCATCATCCGTGGCGGTGAGAACATCTACCCGCGCGAGGTGGAGGCAGCGATTCAGACCCACCCAGACGTTGCGCTCGCGGCCGTCGTTGGCGTGCCGGATCGCCGCTGGGGTGAGACCGTCGCGGCGACGATCAGCTTCCACGATGACACCGCGCCGCTCACCGCGAACGACCTCAAGGACTATCTGCGCCCGCGGCTGTCCCCGCAGAAGATTCCGGCCAGTTGGTTTCAGGGCACGGACCTGCCCGCCAACGCAATGGGAAAGCTGCAGAAGCACAGGCTGCGCGACGCGCTACAGCAGGGCGCCTACAAGAAGTTGCTCGACTAG
- a CDS encoding helix-turn-helix domain-containing protein, whose translation MAVPAPDLLALGVEVAKHRRALGCSIDYLAEAAGVHRKTIIQIEAGRVSARVGTLHAIAHALNVPLAQLLDPLCRQHEGSLS comes from the coding sequence GTGGCAGTACCAGCACCGGATTTGCTTGCGCTCGGCGTCGAAGTCGCCAAGCATCGACGCGCTCTCGGGTGCTCAATTGACTACCTTGCAGAGGCCGCTGGCGTGCACCGCAAGACGATCATTCAGATCGAGGCAGGCCGGGTATCGGCTCGAGTGGGAACGCTCCACGCGATCGCCCACGCGCTCAATGTTCCGCTCGCGCAGCTGCTGGATCCGCTGTGCAGACAGCACGAAGGATCGTTGAGCTAG
- a CDS encoding AMP-binding protein: protein MGNGAQISYASGPSMTPLKGQTISEMLDEITDKFSGNEALVETFTGRRWSFSELRSESARLAAALTKRGVTKGDRVGIWSPNCAEWVFTQYATAMIGAILVNVNPAYRTHELKYAVEKSGITLMVSAVEYRTSDYAGMLAEIGFTNVLFIGTKEWDVALADAEQHPPAQEPIPLTFDEAINIQYTSGTTGFPKGATLTHHNILNNGFFVGEGIGYTEADRVCLPVPLYHCFGMVMGILGAHSHGACVVLPAPTFDAATTLAAVEQERCTSLYGVPTMFIAELGLENFSDYDLSSLRTGIMAGSSCPAEVMEQVIAEMHMSEVAICYGMTETSPVSTMTSVTDDLVARTQTIGKVMPHLEVKIIDEDGQVAPVGEPGELCTRGYSVMLGYWGQADETAEAIDAGGWMHTGDIATMDKNGRLQIVGRLKDMVIRGGENIYPREIEEFFYRHPDIADVQVIGVPDQRLGEELMAWIVLRPGAGILTAESLREFAAGKLTHFKIPKYVHVVDAFPMTVTGKVRKVEMRELATTMLASV from the coding sequence ATGGGCAATGGAGCACAGATTTCTTACGCATCGGGACCGAGCATGACGCCGCTGAAGGGGCAGACCATCAGCGAGATGCTCGACGAGATCACGGACAAGTTTTCAGGCAACGAGGCACTTGTCGAGACATTCACGGGGCGGCGGTGGAGCTTCTCAGAGTTGAGAAGCGAAAGCGCGAGGCTCGCAGCGGCGCTCACAAAGCGCGGCGTCACGAAGGGTGACAGGGTCGGCATCTGGTCGCCGAACTGCGCGGAGTGGGTGTTTACACAGTACGCGACAGCGATGATTGGCGCGATCCTCGTGAACGTGAATCCGGCGTACCGCACGCACGAGCTGAAGTACGCGGTTGAGAAGTCGGGTATCACGCTTATGGTGAGCGCGGTCGAGTACCGCACGAGCGACTACGCAGGCATGCTCGCTGAGATTGGTTTCACAAACGTGCTGTTCATCGGCACGAAGGAGTGGGACGTCGCGCTTGCCGACGCCGAGCAGCACCCGCCGGCACAGGAGCCGATCCCGCTCACGTTCGACGAGGCAATCAACATTCAGTACACGTCGGGCACCACGGGCTTCCCGAAGGGCGCGACCCTCACGCACCACAACATCCTGAACAACGGCTTCTTCGTCGGTGAGGGAATCGGGTACACGGAGGCCGACAGAGTGTGCCTCCCGGTGCCGCTGTATCACTGCTTCGGCATGGTGATGGGTATCCTCGGCGCGCACAGCCACGGCGCCTGCGTCGTGCTTCCAGCGCCGACGTTTGACGCGGCGACGACTCTCGCCGCCGTCGAGCAGGAGCGCTGCACGTCGCTCTACGGGGTCCCGACGATGTTCATCGCGGAGCTTGGGCTCGAGAACTTCAGCGACTATGACCTCTCGAGCCTGCGCACCGGAATCATGGCGGGCTCGTCGTGTCCGGCCGAGGTGATGGAGCAGGTCATTGCCGAGATGCACATGAGTGAGGTCGCGATTTGTTACGGCATGACCGAGACGTCGCCGGTGTCGACGATGACGTCGGTGACCGACGACCTTGTCGCCCGCACCCAGACGATCGGCAAAGTCATGCCGCACCTCGAGGTGAAGATTATCGACGAGGACGGCCAGGTCGCCCCTGTCGGCGAGCCGGGGGAGCTGTGCACTCGCGGCTACTCGGTGATGCTCGGCTACTGGGGGCAGGCCGACGAGACTGCCGAGGCGATCGACGCTGGCGGCTGGATGCACACTGGCGACATCGCGACGATGGACAAGAATGGCAGGCTGCAGATCGTCGGGCGGCTCAAGGACATGGTGATCCGCGGCGGCGAGAACATCTACCCGCGGGAGATCGAGGAGTTCTTCTACAGGCACCCGGACATCGCCGACGTGCAGGTGATCGGCGTGCCAGATCAGCGCCTCGGCGAGGAACTCATGGCGTGGATCGTGCTGCGCCCCGGGGCCGGGATCCTCACCGCCGAAAGTCTCAGGGAGTTCGCAGCGGGAAAGCTCACGCACTTCAAGATTCCGAAGTATGTGCACGTCGTCGACGCGTTCCCTATGACAGTTACGGGCAAGGTGCGCAAGGTCGAGATGCGCGAACTTGCAACAACAATGTTGGCCAGCGTTTGA
- a CDS encoding acetyl-CoA C-acetyltransferase, producing the protein MTRAAIIAPVRTPVGQFGKSLRDIPVETLGAAVVHALLDRSGIDPAAIDDVVFAQSYASSETPCVGRWIALEAGLPVQVAGMQLDRRCGGGLQAIATAAMMVQTGAADVVIAGGVESMSNIEYYSTDMRWGRRSGNATLYDRLERGRLRSQPESRFGRISGMIETAENVARRYSIRREEADAFAARSHARAAAAWDRGAFADEIVPLTIPQRKSDPLLFAHDEGVRPDTTPHSLAALPPLIPGGVTTAGNASQQNDAAAACLVVAEDKLDEYGLEPMAFLEGWTAVGCEPSEMGLGPVPAVERLFKRTGRSWADIDLVELNEAFAAQALGVLRGWDWDEQDKLNVNGSGISLGHPVGATGARIMTTLLHELHRRGGGRGLETMCVGGGQGVAALFEVV; encoded by the coding sequence ATGACCCGCGCTGCAATCATTGCCCCCGTTCGCACCCCCGTCGGCCAGTTCGGCAAGTCCCTCCGGGACATTCCTGTCGAGACCCTCGGAGCCGCGGTCGTGCACGCGCTCCTCGACCGTTCGGGCATCGATCCAGCTGCCATTGACGACGTCGTGTTTGCCCAGTCGTATGCGTCAAGCGAGACGCCCTGCGTCGGGCGTTGGATCGCCCTCGAAGCAGGCCTTCCGGTGCAGGTCGCCGGAATGCAGCTCGACCGCCGCTGCGGGGGTGGGCTGCAGGCGATCGCGACGGCAGCGATGATGGTGCAGACAGGCGCCGCAGACGTTGTCATCGCCGGCGGTGTTGAGAGCATGAGCAACATCGAGTACTACTCGACGGACATGAGGTGGGGCCGACGATCGGGCAACGCCACGCTGTACGACAGGCTGGAGCGCGGACGGCTTCGGTCGCAACCTGAGTCACGATTCGGTCGAATCTCAGGCATGATCGAGACCGCCGAGAACGTCGCACGGCGCTATTCGATCCGGCGCGAAGAAGCTGACGCTTTTGCTGCGCGAAGCCACGCTCGGGCGGCGGCGGCGTGGGACCGCGGCGCATTCGCTGACGAAATCGTGCCGCTCACGATCCCCCAGCGAAAGAGCGACCCGCTCCTGTTCGCGCACGACGAGGGTGTGCGCCCGGATACGACGCCCCACTCACTCGCCGCGCTCCCTCCCCTCATTCCGGGCGGGGTGACCACGGCTGGTAACGCGAGCCAGCAGAACGACGCTGCGGCAGCTTGCCTGGTGGTCGCAGAAGACAAGCTCGATGAGTATGGGCTTGAACCGATGGCGTTCCTCGAAGGCTGGACGGCGGTCGGGTGCGAACCGAGCGAAATGGGCCTCGGCCCCGTGCCTGCAGTTGAGCGGCTGTTCAAGCGCACAGGCCGGTCGTGGGCTGACATCGACCTTGTCGAACTTAACGAGGCGTTTGCGGCCCAGGCACTCGGCGTGCTGCGCGGGTGGGACTGGGACGAGCAAGACAAGCTCAACGTCAACGGCTCCGGTATCTCGCTTGGCCACCCGGTCGGCGCCACCGGCGCGCGCATCATGACCACGCTGCTCCACGAACTTCACCGCCGCGGCGGTGGACGCGGCCTCGAGACAATGTGCGTCGGCGGCGGCCAAGGCGTCGCGGCACTATTTGAGGTGGTCTAG